AAGTTTGCTTTATTCCGGTAAAACCAGACCAGCCATTTGCAGCCTTTGAATAATCCGCTCGCTGCCCATTTAATATCTGCTAAAATTTCGGAGAAACCGCAGACATACAACGATCCGGTCGGTGTTAGAACTCGCTGAGCTTCCGAAATCCATTTCATACTCCATTCGATATACTTTTTTTGTGATTCAAAAGTATCCCATTCTGCTTTCTTTATATTATACGGAGGATCAGCGAATATAAGATCGATTGATTGAGATTTTAAATTGTTAAAAAAATCCAGAACATCGCAATTATACAATTCTCCGAATTTTGTTTTGAAAAACGGAGATAAACTGACAGTAGGCGTTTTTGTAGTAATTTCCAAATTCAATTCAAGTTCATTTTTCAAACGATTTATCTGTTCTTGCGTATAAACACGGAAATTGTTGATAGGATGTCTTACAGGTTTGAATTTGTTGTTACTATCCCATCTGCGCAGTGTTTGTGAACTTACTCCGATCATTTTCGCAGTTTCTCCAACCGTAAAAAATTTCTTCATATTTCACCTTTTAATTTTGATAAACATTATACAACCTTATCCATATTTGTCAGA
This Candidatus Cloacimonadota bacterium DNA region includes the following protein-coding sequences:
- a CDS encoding MerR family transcriptional regulator, yielding MKKFFTVGETAKMIGVSSQTLRRWDSNNKFKPVRHPINNFRVYTQEQINRLKNELELNLEITTKTPTVSLSPFFKTKFGELYNCDVLDFFNNLKSQSIDLIFADPPYNIKKAEWDTFESQKKYIEWSMKWISEAQRVLTPTGSLYVCGFSEILADIKWAASGLFKGCKWLVWFYRNKANLGNDWGRSHESLLHFRKSKKIIFNIDEVRIPYNSHTLKYPQRSQAESSQYNNGKKKYVWNPNPKGAKPKDVLEIPTISNSSWEKTSHLTQKPVELVKKVILASSNDDSIIVDPFGGSGTTYATAEAFERRWLGSELNQEFCEIIKERLSDKDHLKRIKTGKDEKESVERRIKLRG